The genomic DNA AGGCGTTCGAACGCGCCGTCGCCGACGACCCGACGGTCGCCGACCTGACCGTACTGGACACGGTCGGGGAGAAGCGGCTCTACCGCATCGCCGTCGGTGAGGCCGACGTCGTCCTCTATCCACGGTGGGTCGAACTCGGCGCCGAGCGGCTCGAGGCCTGGTACGCCGACGGCTGGTGGCACTCCCGGACGCGGTTCCCCGACCGCGGCACGCTCGCCGACTACCGGAGCTACCTCGACGAGAACGAGATCAGCTTCCAGCTCAAGCGGCTGTACGACGCCGCACAGGCCAGAGGGGACGATATCGGGCTGACCGAGGAGCAGCGCGAGACGCTCGTCCTGGCCTACGAGATGGGCTACTTCGACATCCCTCGCGGCACCACCACCACCGGGCTGGCCGAGGAGCTCGACATCTCGAACCAGGCCGTCTCGGAGCGGCTCCGGCGCGGCTACGGCCGACTGGTCGAGCAGCTGCTCTGAGCGACGCGGCCGGGAGTGACGCGGCCCGTCCTCTCAGCTGGCACTCTCGACCTGCTCCTGCCAGTCCCGGACACGGTCGGCGCTCACGCCCGAGACACGGCTGGCCACGTCGTCCGGG from Haloglomus litoreum includes the following:
- a CDS encoding helix-turn-helix domain-containing protein, with protein sequence MSVIAEYRLSADRLVLAPTFEAVPDVELELERSFATDPDCPILFAWARGPLEAFERAVADDPTVADLTVLDTVGEKRLYRIAVGEADVVLYPRWVELGAERLEAWYADGWWHSRTRFPDRGTLADYRSYLDENEISFQLKRLYDAAQARGDDIGLTEEQRETLVLAYEMGYFDIPRGTTTTGLAEELDISNQAVSERLRRGYGRLVEQLL